One segment of Dehalococcoidia bacterium DNA contains the following:
- a CDS encoding MBL fold metallo-hydrolase, whose protein sequence is MSEPGAIDLAFMGTGNAFAPQRCWSGFVLNQRHLFDAPPTALYSLKRMGVPLAGIQSVFVSHFHADHFFGLPFLLLEYAYLTKRSEDLTIIGPPGIEPRLRQLVEIGYPSLNDGDHGYRLCYVEIEDGAASEVNGLRYETVEVEHGGEALRAFGFRVQAEGRTLAYTGDTSYCEQLVPLARGADVLVTDCTYAAGRNNPEHMSFEEVRELQARIGGATEILLTHLGEPPPGKGCRRITVAADQTRYRF, encoded by the coding sequence ATGTCCGAGCCAGGCGCCATCGATCTCGCCTTCATGGGCACCGGCAACGCTTTCGCCCCGCAACGCTGCTGGAGCGGCTTCGTGCTCAATCAGCGCCACCTCTTCGACGCGCCGCCCACGGCGCTCTACAGCCTCAAGCGCATGGGCGTGCCGCTGGCGGGCATCCAGTCGGTGTTCGTCTCGCACTTCCACGCCGACCACTTCTTCGGCCTGCCCTTTCTGCTGCTGGAATATGCCTACCTGACGAAGCGCAGCGAAGACCTGACGATCATCGGCCCGCCCGGCATTGAGCCGCGCCTGCGGCAGCTCGTCGAGATCGGCTATCCCTCGCTGAACGACGGCGACCACGGATACCGCCTGTGTTATGTCGAGATCGAAGACGGCGCCGCGAGCGAAGTAAATGGCCTGCGCTACGAGACGGTCGAGGTGGAGCACGGCGGCGAGGCGCTGCGCGCCTTCGGCTTCCGCGTGCAGGCCGAGGGGCGCACCCTGGCCTACACCGGCGACACGAGTTACTGCGAACAGCTCGTACCACTGGCACGCGGCGCCGACGTGCTGGTCACCGACTGCACCTACGCCGCCGGCCGCAACAACCCGGAGCATATGAGCTTCGAGGAGGTACGTGAGCTGCAGGCGCGGATCGGCGGCGCCACGGAGATCCTGCTGACGCACCTGGGCGAGCCGCCGCCGGGCAAGGGCTGTCGCCGCATCACCGTCGCCGCCGACCAGACGCGCTACCGCTTCTAG